The proteins below are encoded in one region of Stieleria sp. JC731:
- a CDS encoding efflux RND transporter periplasmic adaptor subunit, whose amino-acid sequence MISPNAGQPIAGNEVPTSIPAIAEDPNFEAAPKQTETQADFRSLALIERMAETSDRYDAISIMVRFVAHEFPTCNVRCGIGAASIRRFLDSKLGWLGPASDLFRQASEKWDEDTKLINAALGSDAAFDGDEMTAGSLSGSGQSVRLNIDDEVGLGRCVLWIEGADAVKQDRVWLRRALPTLRSLLWHRSGGFISQTLRHLSGYGYVARLYFALVVIAVVVLASWPVSYRVRCTSVVKPMHARVVAAPFESTLQTANVKLGDAVMAGDVLMTLDGRPLRLEMETIDAQLAQADKERDIALASGKVAEGQQAALKFRELSRKRDLIESRLSRLQVVSPIDGIVVNGDLERSIGMTMEMGQAVLEIAPLEQMVVELEIPESEVGFVEPKTPARVRLSGLRDLVIDQPIKSILPAAEIRDEQNVFIAKIEVQNSAGQLRPGMRGEAIAYGPIRPWLWSSIRDVLERVIWWIGY is encoded by the coding sequence ATGATCAGTCCGAACGCGGGGCAACCGATTGCCGGCAACGAGGTTCCGACCTCGATTCCTGCAATCGCGGAAGATCCGAATTTTGAAGCGGCTCCAAAGCAGACCGAGACGCAGGCAGACTTTCGTTCATTAGCATTGATCGAACGGATGGCTGAAACGTCAGATCGCTATGATGCGATCTCGATCATGGTACGTTTTGTTGCACATGAGTTTCCGACATGCAACGTGCGTTGTGGAATCGGTGCGGCTTCGATTCGACGATTCCTCGATAGTAAGTTAGGGTGGCTTGGACCAGCTAGTGACCTGTTCAGACAGGCTTCAGAGAAATGGGACGAAGACACCAAGCTGATCAATGCGGCGTTGGGTAGCGACGCTGCGTTTGATGGCGACGAGATGACTGCTGGATCTCTTTCTGGATCCGGCCAAAGTGTGCGTCTGAACATCGACGACGAAGTCGGGCTCGGCCGCTGTGTGCTTTGGATCGAAGGTGCTGATGCTGTTAAGCAGGACCGCGTTTGGCTTCGCAGAGCCTTACCGACGCTACGGTCATTGCTTTGGCATCGTAGTGGTGGTTTCATCTCCCAGACATTGCGTCATTTGAGCGGCTATGGCTATGTGGCTCGCTTGTATTTCGCACTTGTCGTTATTGCCGTCGTCGTGCTTGCTTCTTGGCCCGTCTCGTACCGCGTTCGTTGCACGTCGGTCGTCAAGCCGATGCATGCACGCGTTGTAGCGGCCCCATTTGAGTCGACGCTGCAGACTGCCAACGTCAAACTTGGCGATGCCGTCATGGCGGGCGATGTATTGATGACACTCGATGGGCGACCGCTCCGTTTGGAGATGGAAACGATCGACGCTCAGCTTGCGCAGGCGGACAAAGAACGTGACATTGCGTTGGCGTCAGGCAAAGTCGCTGAAGGCCAGCAGGCAGCGTTGAAGTTTCGCGAATTGAGCCGCAAGCGTGACTTGATCGAAAGTCGGCTGAGTCGACTGCAAGTTGTCAGCCCCATTGATGGGATCGTTGTCAACGGTGACTTGGAACGTTCGATTGGCATGACGATGGAAATGGGACAGGCGGTTTTGGAAATCGCTCCACTGGAACAAATGGTTGTCGAATTGGAAATTCCTGAGTCGGAAGTCGGGTTTGTCGAACCGAAAACGCCCGCAAGAGTACGACTGAGCGGTTTGCGTGATTTGGTGATCGATCAACCGATCAAGTCAATCCTTCCGGCGGCCGAGATTCGCGACGAGCAAAACGTGTTCATCGCCAAGATCGAGGTGCAGAATTCGGCTGGACAACTGCGACCGGGAATGCGTGGCGAAGCGATCGCTTACGGCCCGATTCGTCCCTGGCTGTGGTCAAGTATCCGCGATGTGTTGGAACGCGTCATTTGGTGGATCGGATACTAG
- a CDS encoding site-2 protease family protein, translating to MNQSNSTEPASVAEDPLAICVKIDPAIHFSARGKGTETTYVANDTRTGKFFRFGAREYHAANLMDGSRTLGEISEQLQKDAVLWSSADVLNFARELVQHKLASVQADQSVAPATTNEAPQGPAPNAAKPKGMQRAVGLMSKLLSQRFAIADGDRLASRLLRTFGFVFHPAATSAFLFLIFSGIGLVWNHYDAFGLEIKRIFDRGLWLWMGALWCVLKLVHECGHAVCAKRLGVRVGKMGVMFFLFAPLAYVDVTDAWKLHRRRDRVQIALAGVYVELIIGALAAWVWYFSPTGMAKHFAAHVFLIAGPATLLVNANPLLRLDGYYVFSDLLEIPNLREHGRKRLVQLIERVLFGLPMPECRLSGWRRDVAVIHAFCSVIFQVIWMTGLIVAVSSWAKGLGLGIAVVAGLLWAAIPLIRWMCKIWTTEKRSGWFLTFYQRRLLTLCSLACVLVHTLMVNASPFSRRVPVVVRYHNEQIERAPVGAFVTGVYVRCGQRVERGKLLVELEQPELIVKRNQLSDQYDVTSRKVIQHRRRGDVALMDAAIEKSESLLRQIEELDDQIASLRIVADRSGQVTSSAVDKLLGSFVQQGDEIVRVSDPQEKEILAVVAEDNMQAYRKAVESSDVATIRLRGGVRFEAPLASLQPAASRSLPHRALAASNGGPLAIQPASNSEQVLLVQPQLQAVIPLDVMTSMSIQSGQVGRLTIPDDRSLIARLTDYLAEKR from the coding sequence ATGAACCAATCCAATTCCACCGAGCCGGCGTCTGTCGCTGAAGATCCGCTAGCGATCTGCGTCAAAATCGATCCCGCAATTCATTTTTCGGCCCGGGGAAAAGGGACGGAGACGACGTACGTCGCCAACGATACTAGGACCGGTAAATTCTTTCGGTTCGGTGCACGTGAATATCACGCCGCCAATCTGATGGATGGATCGCGCACCCTCGGCGAAATCAGCGAACAACTGCAAAAGGATGCAGTGCTCTGGTCATCGGCTGATGTTTTAAATTTCGCTCGCGAGTTAGTGCAACACAAATTGGCGAGTGTTCAAGCCGATCAAAGCGTTGCACCCGCAACAACGAATGAGGCTCCACAGGGCCCAGCCCCCAACGCAGCAAAACCGAAGGGAATGCAGCGTGCAGTCGGATTGATGTCCAAGTTGTTATCTCAGCGATTCGCGATTGCTGATGGCGACCGTCTGGCAAGTCGACTATTGCGAACGTTCGGGTTTGTTTTTCATCCCGCCGCAACGAGTGCCTTCTTGTTCTTAATCTTCAGCGGCATCGGTTTGGTTTGGAACCACTATGACGCGTTCGGGTTGGAGATCAAACGGATCTTTGACCGTGGACTTTGGCTTTGGATGGGAGCATTATGGTGTGTTCTAAAGTTGGTCCATGAATGTGGTCACGCCGTGTGTGCAAAACGGCTGGGCGTTCGGGTGGGAAAGATGGGAGTGATGTTTTTCCTGTTTGCGCCGCTGGCCTATGTCGATGTGACCGATGCCTGGAAGTTGCATCGTCGACGCGACCGAGTGCAAATCGCGCTTGCCGGAGTTTACGTCGAACTGATTATCGGTGCGCTAGCCGCATGGGTTTGGTATTTTTCGCCGACCGGAATGGCAAAGCATTTTGCAGCCCACGTGTTTCTGATTGCTGGGCCGGCAACACTATTGGTCAATGCGAATCCGCTATTGCGACTGGACGGGTACTACGTCTTCAGCGATCTTCTGGAAATCCCCAACCTCCGTGAACATGGTCGCAAGCGTCTTGTCCAATTGATCGAACGTGTATTGTTCGGTTTGCCCATGCCGGAATGTCGCCTTTCGGGATGGCGACGTGATGTTGCGGTCATCCATGCGTTTTGTAGCGTGATCTTTCAAGTGATCTGGATGACTGGATTGATCGTTGCTGTATCCAGTTGGGCCAAGGGACTGGGGCTCGGGATCGCGGTGGTTGCCGGATTGTTGTGGGCAGCGATTCCGCTGATACGTTGGATGTGCAAGATCTGGACGACTGAGAAACGAAGTGGATGGTTTCTGACGTTTTATCAAAGGCGTTTGCTGACGCTGTGCAGTCTGGCTTGTGTTCTGGTGCATACGCTGATGGTGAATGCGTCGCCATTTTCACGGCGAGTTCCTGTGGTGGTCCGTTATCACAACGAACAAATCGAACGCGCACCGGTCGGTGCCTTTGTGACAGGCGTCTATGTCCGCTGCGGTCAACGGGTCGAGCGCGGGAAGTTGCTCGTTGAACTGGAGCAACCCGAATTGATCGTGAAGCGAAATCAGCTTTCGGATCAGTACGATGTGACGTCACGAAAGGTTATTCAGCATCGCCGTCGTGGTGATGTCGCTTTGATGGATGCCGCAATCGAAAAGTCTGAATCGCTGCTGCGACAAATTGAAGAACTGGACGATCAAATTGCCAGTTTGCGAATCGTTGCCGATCGCAGCGGACAAGTCACATCATCCGCAGTCGACAAGCTGTTAGGTAGCTTTGTCCAACAAGGCGACGAGATCGTTCGGGTATCGGACCCGCAGGAAAAAGAAATCTTGGCCGTCGTCGCTGAAGACAATATGCAGGCTTACCGAAAAGCTGTGGAGTCTTCCGATGTCGCCACGATTCGTTTGCGTGGTGGCGTTCGATTCGAAGCTCCTTTAGCGTCGTTGCAGCCTGCCGCGTCGCGTTCGTTGCCACACCGGGCTCTTGCGGCGTCCAACGGAGGTCCTTTGGCGATTCAGCCTGCGTCCAATTCAGAGCAGGTTTTGCTGGTCCAGCCTCAGCTGCAAGCGGTAATTCCTCTCGATGTGATGACCAGCATGTCGATTCAAAGCGGCCAGGTCGGACGGCTTACCATTCCCGATGACCGTAGCTTGATTGCACGTTTGACCGACTACCTTGCTGAAAAGCGTTAA
- a CDS encoding endonuclease/exonuclease/phosphatase family protein, protein MDDFSSEGAVVSTTDQEPSIGESTDLGPATKDARPFQRKQQYWWSRLLLVGLRVLSLILVVMTIGSLAARQLWLAELLASLRLQQVLGLFVAILLSIALRQWRHAVLLVVCVLVHATWIVPQIGNPIATKRQANSTDHTIKVVTINVLTRNMQHEQILAQIREFDADIVAIVELGSQLASTVGDELVDQYPHQILLPQDAGNFGIGVLCKSKPNGHTAIQFSHSLNSIEVDFERFKFIATHTLPPMGSGGFRVRNEHLAKLAEHVRSEVKRSKPMIVAGDFNLTPWSPIFSDFATQSGLQRAFIGLGVQPTWYARRDLFPLGLVLDHVWVSDDLSCDCYEVAEPMGSDHRAVVVTLSPSGETAGASSDSH, encoded by the coding sequence ATGGATGACTTTTCAAGCGAAGGTGCTGTAGTGAGCACGACCGATCAAGAACCATCAATAGGCGAATCCACCGATTTGGGGCCGGCAACGAAGGACGCTCGGCCGTTTCAAAGGAAGCAGCAGTACTGGTGGTCGCGATTGTTGCTCGTTGGACTACGGGTGCTTTCGCTCATACTCGTCGTGATGACGATAGGCTCACTGGCGGCAAGGCAGTTGTGGTTGGCCGAATTGCTTGCCAGTTTGCGACTGCAACAAGTTCTCGGACTCTTCGTCGCGATCTTGTTATCGATCGCTTTGCGGCAGTGGCGTCATGCAGTGCTTTTGGTGGTGTGCGTGTTGGTCCATGCGACGTGGATTGTTCCCCAAATCGGAAATCCGATCGCCACAAAACGTCAGGCCAACTCGACGGATCATACGATCAAAGTGGTTACGATCAACGTGCTGACTCGCAATATGCAGCACGAACAGATCCTTGCTCAGATACGGGAATTCGACGCGGACATCGTCGCGATAGTCGAGCTAGGTTCACAACTCGCGAGCACTGTCGGGGATGAACTGGTCGACCAATACCCGCATCAGATACTGCTACCGCAAGACGCTGGGAATTTCGGAATTGGCGTGCTTTGTAAATCAAAACCGAATGGCCATACCGCCATCCAATTCAGCCATTCACTCAATTCGATCGAGGTCGACTTTGAAAGGTTTAAATTCATCGCGACGCATACGCTGCCGCCGATGGGCAGCGGAGGATTTCGAGTTCGCAACGAGCATCTTGCGAAGTTAGCCGAACATGTACGATCTGAAGTGAAAAGATCGAAGCCAATGATTGTTGCCGGAGACTTCAACCTGACACCTTGGTCACCGATCTTTAGTGACTTCGCCACGCAGTCTGGACTTCAACGTGCTTTTATCGGCTTAGGTGTTCAGCCAACTTGGTATGCTCGACGAGACTTATTCCCGCTGGGACTGGTGCTAGACCATGTGTGGGTTTCCGACGACCTTAGCTGTGATTGCTACGAGGTCGCGGAGCCGATGGGGTCCGACCATCGTGCTGTCGTCGTAACACTTTCACCGAGCGGGGAAACAGCGGGAGCCTCATCAGACTCCCATTGA
- a CDS encoding aminotransferase class I/II-fold pyridoxal phosphate-dependent enzyme produces MAHEAAGNPTDHAAAATSGEDSPNIDAPAIGAPTTDPVQPPFEVKLASRVDRLPPYMFGRINNLLYQKRRAGDDVIDLGMGNPSDPPDPVVVQKLQDAAADPGNHGYSKSNGIVNLRRELAGKYHRKYGVRLDPESEIIACLGSKEGFSHMCLALMGPGDTAMIPSPFFPVHMYGVILASGNVVALDVADSEKFLRNVAYTCENLTPSPKLLIVNYPHNPSSAVIEPEFFVDVVRLAKKYGFMVIHDFAYADVAFDGYVPPSFLAAPGAKDVGVEFTTMSKGYNMAGWRVGFCAGNPDMVRGLGTIKGYYDYGMFQAIQIAAIVALRETEASVEKQSEIYQSRRDVLVSGLRRLGWEMETPKAGMFVWAKVPEPWRSRMSTMDFAMKLLEEGNVAVSPGSGFGAAGEGFLRMSLVENEHRLRQAVRQIAKCLS; encoded by the coding sequence ATGGCGCACGAAGCGGCCGGCAACCCGACCGACCACGCGGCCGCCGCGACATCGGGTGAAGATTCGCCAAACATTGACGCCCCAGCGATCGGTGCGCCGACCACAGATCCGGTCCAACCACCGTTCGAAGTCAAACTTGCCTCGCGAGTCGATCGTCTGCCGCCGTACATGTTCGGGCGGATTAATAACCTGCTGTATCAGAAACGTCGCGCCGGTGACGACGTGATCGACCTCGGAATGGGGAACCCCTCGGATCCGCCGGACCCTGTTGTGGTTCAGAAACTGCAGGATGCCGCAGCCGATCCGGGCAACCATGGCTACAGCAAGTCCAACGGAATTGTGAACCTGCGACGAGAGCTGGCCGGTAAGTACCACCGCAAATACGGTGTCCGCTTGGATCCGGAATCGGAAATCATCGCGTGCTTAGGCAGCAAAGAAGGCTTCTCGCACATGTGTTTGGCCCTGATGGGCCCCGGCGACACCGCGATGATCCCATCGCCGTTTTTCCCGGTTCACATGTATGGCGTTATTCTGGCATCCGGCAATGTCGTCGCACTTGACGTGGCGGATTCCGAAAAGTTTCTTCGCAACGTCGCCTATACCTGCGAAAATCTGACGCCATCGCCAAAGCTGTTGATCGTCAACTATCCGCACAACCCAAGCTCGGCCGTCATCGAGCCCGAATTCTTCGTCGACGTTGTCCGCCTGGCCAAGAAATATGGCTTTATGGTGATCCACGATTTCGCCTATGCAGACGTGGCTTTCGACGGATACGTTCCGCCGAGCTTCTTGGCTGCACCAGGCGCGAAAGATGTCGGTGTCGAATTCACCACGATGAGCAAAGGCTACAACATGGCCGGATGGCGAGTCGGTTTCTGTGCCGGCAACCCTGACATGGTACGTGGACTTGGAACCATCAAAGGCTATTACGACTACGGAATGTTCCAGGCGATTCAAATCGCCGCGATTGTCGCGCTTCGCGAAACGGAAGCCTCGGTCGAAAAGCAGTCGGAAATCTACCAAAGCCGTCGCGACGTCCTTGTCAGCGGCCTTCGACGACTGGGCTGGGAAATGGAAACACCCAAAGCAGGCATGTTTGTTTGGGCCAAAGTTCCTGAGCCATGGCGAAGCCGAATGTCCACGATGGACTTTGCGATGAAGCTGCTCGAAGAAGGCAATGTCGCCGTCAGTCCAGGAAGTGGATTCGGCGCCGCCGGTGAAGGCTTTTTGCGGATGTCATTGGTCGAAAACGAACATCGATTGCGACAAGCCGTTCGCCAAATCGCCAAGTGCCTTTCCTAA
- a CDS encoding (Fe-S)-binding protein: MSVALFVPCYIDQLYPDVAIATLELLERFGVEVDYPQGQTCCGQPMANTGCVEDTRPIALRTVKMFADYDAIVCPSGSCTSMVRNHYAPFFDDSDAAFNHVRSNTFELCEYLHDVLEVKHLDVRFPHRVSLHQSCHGLRELRLGQSSESMTPRENKVRKLLDLIDGIQWVEPERPDECCGFGGTFAVNEADVSAEMGRARIADHSGKGSEVLVSADMSCLMHLQGIISREKTPIKVMHAAQVLAGRPLR; this comes from the coding sequence ATGTCAGTTGCCCTTTTTGTTCCCTGCTACATCGATCAACTTTATCCCGATGTGGCGATCGCAACGCTGGAGCTGCTCGAACGCTTCGGTGTCGAAGTGGACTATCCGCAAGGCCAGACCTGCTGTGGGCAGCCGATGGCAAATACCGGATGCGTGGAAGATACGCGACCGATCGCTCTGCGAACGGTGAAAATGTTCGCCGACTATGACGCGATCGTTTGCCCATCTGGATCGTGTACATCGATGGTGCGAAATCACTATGCGCCTTTCTTTGACGATTCAGATGCGGCATTCAACCACGTTCGAAGCAACACGTTCGAACTTTGCGAATATCTTCACGACGTACTTGAAGTCAAACACTTGGATGTGAGGTTTCCACACCGGGTTTCGTTGCACCAAAGCTGTCATGGACTTCGAGAACTTCGGTTGGGGCAGTCCAGTGAATCGATGACGCCGCGGGAAAACAAGGTTCGTAAGCTTCTCGATTTGATCGATGGGATCCAGTGGGTTGAACCGGAACGCCCGGACGAGTGCTGTGGATTCGGAGGGACATTCGCTGTCAACGAAGCAGACGTGTCGGCGGAGATGGGGCGAGCCCGAATTGCAGATCACTCTGGCAAAGGCAGCGAAGTATTGGTTTCTGCCGACATGAGTTGCTTGATGCATTTACAGGGAATTATCTCTCGGGAAAAAACGCCCATCAAAGTCATGCACGCCGCACAAGTCCTCGCCGGACGTCCGCTGCGATAA
- a CDS encoding aldo/keto reductase — MEYRRLGRSGIVVSDICMGTMTFGLQCDEKLSHKICDTAYDAGIDFFDAAELYPVPPSAELFGVTEEIVGRWIKTKPRHTVIVATKVTGPGHGWFKPPVRDGKTTLDRHQIIKACEDSLRRLDLDYIDLYQTHWPDHGMPYEEVLGVLTELREEGKIRAFGASNETSWGMMKACWTADVCQLNRYETVQNNFSLINRRCESELAQVCRQEGISLLPYSPLGGGVLTGKYQDGRPEGARFTAYLNGDGERQKRMAMRFVNDRTLETTRRLTEIAKDIGVSVTALSVAWSRQHDFVASTIIGATSVEQLNESLEAKDLILDAETMQRIDDIDAEIPTPMTEDGLRRL; from the coding sequence ATGGAATATCGAAGACTAGGACGCAGTGGCATCGTCGTTAGTGACATCTGCATGGGAACGATGACGTTCGGATTGCAGTGTGATGAGAAGCTAAGCCACAAGATCTGCGATACGGCTTATGACGCCGGAATCGACTTCTTTGATGCGGCAGAACTGTACCCAGTGCCGCCGTCGGCCGAACTATTCGGTGTGACAGAAGAGATCGTCGGACGGTGGATCAAAACCAAGCCTCGACACACAGTCATCGTGGCAACCAAGGTTACCGGGCCAGGACACGGTTGGTTCAAGCCACCGGTTCGCGACGGGAAGACAACACTCGATCGCCATCAAATCATCAAGGCGTGCGAAGACTCACTGCGTCGACTTGATTTGGACTATATCGATCTTTACCAAACCCATTGGCCAGACCATGGGATGCCCTATGAAGAAGTTCTCGGCGTGCTGACCGAATTGCGTGAAGAAGGAAAAATCCGCGCGTTCGGTGCGAGCAATGAAACCAGCTGGGGCATGATGAAAGCTTGCTGGACGGCGGACGTCTGTCAGTTGAATCGCTATGAAACCGTGCAGAACAACTTCAGTTTGATCAACCGGCGCTGCGAAAGTGAACTTGCACAGGTCTGCCGTCAGGAAGGGATCTCGTTGCTTCCCTATTCGCCGCTAGGTGGTGGTGTTTTGACGGGGAAATACCAGGATGGCCGACCCGAGGGTGCACGCTTCACTGCCTATCTGAATGGTGACGGCGAACGTCAAAAGCGGATGGCGATGCGGTTCGTGAACGACCGGACTTTAGAAACGACGCGGCGTCTAACGGAAATCGCCAAAGACATCGGCGTTTCCGTGACCGCACTTTCGGTCGCATGGAGTCGCCAGCATGACTTTGTCGCGTCGACGATCATCGGTGCAACATCCGTCGAACAATTGAACGAATCTTTAGAAGCGAAAGATCTAATCTTGGACGCCGAGACAATGCAGCGGATCGATGACATCGATGCTGAAATCCCGACTCCAATGACCGAGGATGGATTGCGTCGACTGTAG
- a CDS encoding alpha/beta hydrolase: protein MFRFTTALTIAALLSGAVFAQKGKTAKDKPNPDQKVVYKTVGGVELQLHVFKPKNEDVEHPRAAIVFFFGGGWVGGTPSQFYSQSRALADRGMVAFCAQYRVKKQHGTSPKECVEDGKSAMRWVRKHAAEFNVDPNRIAAGGGSAGGHVAAATATVDHFDAEGEDTTVSCQPNALALFNPVYDNGPDGYGYDRVKEYYKEISPIHNLDEDVPPTIVFLGTKDKLIPVSTGEAFRDKSKALGVRSELHLYKDAPHGFFNRDEAFDDTLEKTIAFFDSLGYLDN from the coding sequence ATGTTTCGATTCACGACCGCCCTCACGATCGCTGCTCTTTTGTCTGGAGCTGTGTTTGCCCAAAAAGGAAAGACTGCGAAAGACAAACCGAACCCAGACCAAAAGGTCGTTTATAAAACGGTCGGTGGCGTCGAACTACAGCTGCACGTTTTCAAACCCAAGAATGAGGACGTTGAACATCCGCGCGCCGCGATTGTGTTCTTCTTTGGTGGCGGATGGGTCGGCGGGACGCCATCGCAGTTTTATTCGCAGTCGCGAGCCTTGGCGGATCGAGGTATGGTCGCATTTTGCGCTCAATATCGCGTCAAAAAGCAGCACGGGACTTCGCCGAAAGAGTGTGTCGAAGATGGGAAATCGGCAATGCGTTGGGTCCGAAAACATGCCGCAGAGTTCAATGTTGATCCGAATCGTATCGCGGCTGGCGGTGGTTCAGCAGGTGGGCACGTGGCCGCCGCGACTGCAACCGTTGACCACTTCGATGCCGAAGGAGAGGACACCACGGTAAGTTGCCAACCGAACGCATTGGCTCTGTTCAATCCAGTCTACGACAACGGACCCGATGGCTACGGCTACGATCGGGTAAAAGAGTACTACAAAGAGATTTCGCCGATCCACAATCTGGACGAAGACGTTCCACCGACCATCGTGTTTTTGGGAACCAAAGATAAGCTAATCCCGGTTTCGACCGGAGAAGCATTCCGTGACAAATCAAAAGCTCTGGGTGTTCGCAGCGAATTACACCTCTATAAAGACGCGCCTCATGGATTTTTCAATCGTGACGAAGCGTTCGATGACACGCTGGAAAAAACGATCGCTTTCTTTGATTCGCTAGGCTACCTAGACAACTAA
- a CDS encoding methyltransferase family protein, translating into MTHVLAIVAQFALSAALVISIRWRPFPIWMLIAAAPGAALAIAAWFGIGFRNIRIQPTVTEKTTLVTSGAYAVVRHPMYAGLLWFTAASLATPFAFERCLMWGCLLIVLDAKARTEEREMSHRFAEYEDYRSRTGRLFPKLIQRR; encoded by the coding sequence ATGACCCATGTGCTGGCCATTGTCGCCCAGTTTGCGCTTTCGGCGGCTTTGGTCATTTCGATCCGCTGGCGACCGTTTCCGATCTGGATGTTGATCGCCGCAGCGCCAGGGGCTGCGCTGGCGATCGCGGCGTGGTTCGGAATCGGGTTCCGCAACATCCGAATTCAACCGACCGTAACCGAAAAAACAACGTTGGTGACGAGCGGTGCCTACGCTGTCGTGCGTCATCCGATGTACGCAGGCTTGCTTTGGTTTACTGCGGCAAGCCTTGCTACACCGTTTGCGTTCGAGCGGTGCCTGATGTGGGGCTGTTTATTGATCGTTCTGGACGCCAAAGCCAGAACTGAAGAACGCGAGATGAGCCATCGCTTCGCTGAATATGAAGACTACCGAAGTCGCACCGGAAGGCTTTTCCCGAAGCTAATCCAGCGTCGTTGA
- a CDS encoding PQQ-binding-like beta-propeller repeat protein codes for MTVLKPMRRVFSTLVLSLCTLGVAQAGHPVVANEGGTLCWFDADGNCTGKAQLSGAPHDIHVLKNGNILTHQNTEIVELDGQSHEVVWKFESRKLTDKRRVELHSVAPLPNGNLMVALSGQGTIYEIDRDGKVDRKFDLKRDNPHPHRDTRLVHPIVKGDDWTYLIAQEGDGFVREYNRDGKIIWDYDVPMFGKEAKGGHGPEAFGDAVFSAVRLENGNTLIATGNGHSLLEVTPAKEIVWKVEQNDLPGITLAWVTTLQVMPNGNIVFGNCHAGPGQPQIIELTRDKKVVWSLMDFENLGNSVSNSVVISE; via the coding sequence ATGACCGTATTGAAACCGATGCGACGTGTCTTCTCGACTCTTGTTCTGTCCCTTTGCACTCTAGGTGTGGCACAAGCTGGTCACCCTGTTGTCGCCAACGAAGGCGGCACGCTGTGCTGGTTCGACGCCGATGGAAATTGCACCGGCAAAGCACAACTGAGTGGTGCACCGCACGACATCCACGTTCTCAAGAACGGAAATATTCTCACACACCAGAACACCGAAATCGTTGAACTGGACGGCCAGTCTCACGAAGTTGTGTGGAAATTCGAATCACGCAAGCTGACCGATAAGCGGCGTGTCGAACTTCACTCGGTTGCACCGCTGCCAAATGGTAATCTGATGGTTGCACTCAGCGGCCAGGGGACCATTTACGAAATCGATCGCGATGGAAAGGTCGATCGTAAATTTGATCTCAAGCGTGATAACCCGCACCCTCACCGCGATACGCGTCTTGTTCACCCGATTGTCAAAGGTGACGACTGGACCTACCTAATCGCGCAAGAAGGCGACGGATTTGTGCGTGAGTACAACCGTGACGGAAAGATCATTTGGGACTACGACGTTCCGATGTTCGGCAAGGAAGCGAAGGGTGGACATGGCCCCGAAGCCTTCGGTGATGCGGTCTTCAGTGCAGTCCGTTTAGAAAATGGCAACACCCTGATCGCAACTGGTAATGGACATAGCCTGCTGGAAGTCACACCAGCGAAAGAGATCGTTTGGAAAGTTGAACAGAACGATCTGCCGGGAATCACCTTGGCCTGGGTGACCACCCTACAAGTCATGCCGAACGGAAACATTGTGTTTGGCAACTGCCATGCCGGACCAGGGCAACCTCAAATCATCGAACTGACCCGTGACAAGAAAGTTGTCTGGTCGTTGATGGACTTTGAAAACCTTGGCAACTCGGTTTCGAATTCGGTCGTCATTTCCGAATAA